Proteins found in one Bremerella volcania genomic segment:
- a CDS encoding terminase gpA endonuclease subunit has translation MATDPRKLRPSELCRLLNSTPLGEVINERQLHRHRTRAGMRIGDARFVDLLRYVAWLVEIRHTPRPEPDGDPYEKLKDRARARNVALAIAGRDIGELPEVVSGDRKARAASDFRFFCETYFPLTFHLPWSPDHLKVIGKIEQAVLRGGLFAMAMPRGSGKTTICECACIWAVLNGHREFVCLIGSDEGHAMDMLDSIKMELDGNDLLLEDFPEVVYPIQCLDGIANRCNGQLFKGERTHIGWTAREVVLPSMPGSAASGAIIKVAGITGRIRGMKYKRSDGHTVRPSLVVLDDPQTDESARSLSQCATREGILAGAILGLAGPGKKISGIMPCTVIRPSDMADNILCRDKHPEWNGERTKMVYSFPTDEKLWQRYAELRGESLRAHGDIRLATEFYAANREAMDAGADVAWQERFNHDEESAIQHAMNLKLQDEAAFFAEYQNEPLPEETSEADELSPDQIAAKTNRMQRGVLPIGCNHLTMFVDVQGNLLFYVVAAWEDDFTGYVVDYGEFPDQQRPYFTLRDARLTLPLATKASGLEGSIYAGLEQLTTSHLGREWRRDDGAMLRIERCLVDANWGASTDVVYQFCRQSAHAGVIIPSHGRFVGASSQPFSEYKRRPGDRVGHNWRMPNVAGKRAVRHVVYDTNFWKTFVHARLAVPMGDRGCLSLFGESADQHRLFAEHLSAEYRVKTEGRGRTVDEWKMRPERGDNHWFDCLVGCAVAASIQGAVLAGTGSAFGPAKRERVSFAELQRRRRE, from the coding sequence GTGGCAACTGACCCGCGGAAACTACGACCGAGCGAATTGTGCCGCTTGTTGAACTCGACGCCGTTGGGCGAGGTCATCAATGAACGGCAGCTCCATCGCCATCGAACGCGGGCCGGCATGCGAATCGGCGATGCACGTTTCGTAGACTTGCTGCGGTACGTCGCGTGGCTCGTGGAGATTCGGCACACGCCGCGCCCAGAGCCCGACGGCGATCCGTATGAAAAGCTGAAGGATCGCGCTCGCGCTCGCAATGTCGCGCTTGCCATTGCCGGCCGCGACATTGGTGAACTGCCCGAGGTCGTCAGCGGGGACCGCAAAGCGCGGGCAGCATCCGATTTTCGATTCTTCTGCGAGACCTACTTTCCGCTGACGTTCCACCTCCCGTGGTCGCCCGACCACTTGAAAGTGATCGGCAAGATCGAGCAGGCCGTGCTGCGCGGCGGACTATTCGCGATGGCGATGCCTCGCGGTTCGGGCAAGACGACGATTTGCGAATGCGCGTGCATCTGGGCCGTGCTCAACGGCCACCGCGAGTTCGTGTGTCTCATCGGCAGCGACGAAGGGCATGCGATGGATATGCTTGACTCGATCAAGATGGAACTCGACGGCAACGACCTGTTGCTCGAAGACTTCCCCGAGGTCGTCTATCCGATTCAGTGCCTCGATGGAATCGCCAATCGCTGCAACGGTCAACTCTTCAAGGGCGAGCGAACGCACATCGGTTGGACGGCCCGCGAGGTCGTGCTTCCTTCGATGCCCGGCAGCGCCGCGAGCGGGGCGATCATCAAGGTCGCTGGCATTACTGGCCGCATTCGCGGCATGAAATACAAGCGTTCGGACGGACATACCGTTCGCCCCTCACTGGTCGTGCTCGACGATCCGCAGACCGACGAGTCGGCTCGGTCGTTGTCGCAATGCGCGACGCGCGAGGGAATACTCGCAGGCGCTATCCTGGGTCTGGCTGGTCCCGGCAAGAAGATCAGCGGCATCATGCCCTGTACGGTAATCCGCCCCAGCGACATGGCTGACAACATTTTATGCCGCGACAAGCATCCGGAATGGAACGGCGAGCGCACGAAGATGGTGTATTCGTTTCCCACCGATGAGAAGCTGTGGCAGCGTTACGCCGAACTTCGCGGCGAGAGCCTCCGCGCCCACGGCGACATCCGACTGGCGACCGAGTTCTACGCGGCCAATCGGGAAGCAATGGATGCCGGCGCTGACGTGGCTTGGCAAGAACGATTCAACCACGATGAAGAGTCGGCGATCCAGCACGCGATGAACCTCAAGTTGCAAGACGAGGCGGCGTTCTTCGCAGAGTACCAGAACGAGCCACTACCCGAGGAAACGTCCGAAGCAGACGAACTGTCGCCTGACCAAATCGCCGCCAAGACCAATCGCATGCAGCGAGGCGTGCTGCCAATTGGCTGCAACCATCTGACGATGTTTGTGGACGTTCAAGGGAACTTACTGTTCTACGTCGTCGCAGCGTGGGAAGACGATTTCACCGGCTATGTCGTCGACTATGGCGAGTTTCCTGACCAACAGCGGCCTTACTTTACGCTGCGAGATGCCCGGCTCACGCTGCCGCTGGCGACGAAGGCGAGTGGTTTGGAAGGGTCCATCTATGCGGGACTCGAACAGTTGACGACGTCGCATCTCGGTCGCGAATGGCGGCGCGATGATGGTGCCATGCTGCGAATCGAACGCTGCCTGGTGGACGCCAACTGGGGTGCATCGACTGACGTGGTCTATCAATTCTGCCGGCAATCCGCACACGCCGGCGTCATCATTCCCAGTCACGGCCGGTTTGTTGGCGCATCGAGTCAGCCTTTCTCCGAGTACAAGCGCCGGCCGGGCGACCGGGTCGGACACAACTGGCGGATGCCCAATGTGGCCGGCAAGCGTGCTGTGCGCCACGTCGTCTACGACACCAACTTCTGGAAAACATTCGTGCACGCTCGGCTGGCGGTGCCGATGGGTGACCGTGGCTGCCTGTCGTTGTTTGGCGAAAGCGCCGACCAGCATCGTCTCTTTGCCGAGCACTTGTCGGCCGAGTATCGAGTGAAGACCGAAGGCCGCGGCCGCACGGTTGACGAATGGAAGATGCGACCAGAACGCGGCGACAACCACTGGTTTGATTGTCTAGTCGGCTGCGCTGTGGCCGCCTCAATTCAGGGGGCGGTGCTCGCTGGAACAGGGAGCGCATTTGGTCCCGCCAAACGCGAGCGTGTCAGCTTCGCCGAACTGCAGCGGAGGCGTCGCGAATGA